A region of the Pseudarthrobacter oxydans genome:
TCGTTGGCCTGCGCCGACGGCACGGCAAGGAAGGTCGAGGCAGCCACGGCTGTAGCCAGTGCCGCGGCGGCGGACCGCCACCGCGGCATCCGGGGGGTTTGGGGGTGCTTGTGCATTATTGCTCTTCTCGCGGAGTTGTAACTGTTCGTGGAAGACGGGCATCTGCCCTCATTTCCCGATACTCCGGCGGCCCCGATTCCGCAGGCGTCATCAGGGACGCCGTTGTTCGGAGGCGAACCGGCGCAGGACCGCCGGTTCAAGGACCAGGAGACTTTGTGGGCTCCCGGCCGCACCCACCGTAGGGAGAGGCGGGAACCAGGCGCAAGTATGTTTCCATGCACCCCAAAGCCAGTTCGCGGGACACATGTAAGCGCTTACATCTGAATACGCGCGCGTAAAGGGTCCGGCCATCCAAGTCAAATGTTTCTTCCGGAACAGATTCCCACCCGGCCCACGCAGACCGGGGACAAGTCCCCTTACGGTCATGCGGCCGCCCCTGGCAGCCGGCGCGGACGGGGGTGGGAAACGCCCGTCCGCGCGCATCCCGCCTAGGGGAAACTGGGGACGTAGCTGGGTACCCCGACGGCGTCCGTCGACACGGGTGCGCCGGTGTCGTTGATGACGTGGTCCAGGGTGCCGGCACCCAGGTTGACGGTCAGCAGGCTGTGCAGTGTCACGCCCGGTGTCACCGGTACCTCGAAGCCGCGGGTGGCGTGGATGGTGGGGTCCACGTTGTTGTAGACGTAACTGCCGCCGCCCCAGAGTTCATGGGTCTTGACCGAATCGGCGACTTTGTAGCCCGCCCAGCCGAGGACCCCGTCGTGCTGCCAGGCGGCCTGGTTCGGCGCGTCATAGGGCAGCTCGTTCTGGAAGAAGACGGTCCTGCCGTTTTCGCCGTTCCAGATGACGTTGTACTCCTGGTAGTGCTCGACAAACAGGCCGGTGGCGGTGACGTTGTTACCGTTGATGAGCACGCCGTTCCTGCCGGTGTTGGTGGTCCAGCCCACCCCGTTGCCGTGGTCGGCGCGCCAGGCCCAGATGTGGTCCAGGAGAACGTTATCGCTGTTGACCTCCAGGCTGACCGAGGCTTTGCCCACGTGAGGTCCGCCGATGCGGAAGAACACGTCATGGAGCACGGTGGGGTTGCCGGGGTCCGTGCGGACAGCCGGGTTGGCGGCGCCGCCGCCGCCCTGCGTGGCCTTCCCGATCCGCATGAGTGCCGGTGAATTCACCTCGCCGGCATCAATCGTGACGGCGGCAATGTCCACGCCGGGCACATCCGCGACGGTCAGCGGGACGGCGCCGTTGATGGCGGTGAGGGTGGCGATCCCCAGCCCCAGGACGACGGTGTTGGCCCTCTTGACCTCGATGCTCTCATCAATGCCGTAGACCCCCGGGGTGAGCAGGAGGTTCTTGCCGCGTGCCAGCTGGGAATTGATGGTCTTGACCGAATCCGAGGGGCGGGCCACATAGAAATCTGACAGCGGGATGCTGCGCCCCGCCGTCGGGCCGTTTTCCCACGTGGTCCCGGCGGAGTCCGTGCGGACGGCGGGAACGAACACGCTGTACTGGCCGGCGGCATCCAGCGTGAGATAAGGCTTTTCGCGGCTGATAGGCGTGCTCGCCAAAGTGGTGTACGGCGGGTTCGGGAAGGACTGCGCCGGTGCCCCGTCCACTCCGGAGAAGACCTGGTTCCAGACGCCGTTGGACCAGTTGCCGATGCTGCTGTCACGCACGAAGTACTGCTGCTGTGAGCCGTTGATGACATCGCCCGTCTTGGAATCGGCGATGAAGCCGCCGCTGGCGTATTGCGGTCCGGCGGTGCAGTAGTCCATGAGGGAGAGGTTGCCGCCGGTGATGTTGATCCGCCGCATGGGGGACGCCTGCGAGGCCGCCCAGAAATTGGCGGAGCTGCGGCAGCCTTCGAGGCCGGTGACATTGATGGTGAGGTTGGACAGGGACCGCCAGAAGTTGTTCAGGGCGATGCAGTTGTCCGCGGTGAGGCACCGGTTGTAGACGTCCACGTGCCCGTTGATGGTGACATCCGTGGGGGAAGCGCCCAGCCCCGCCACCTCGGTGGAGTAGCCCACCTGGACGATGAGCGGCTCTTCGGCACTGCCGTAGGTTCCCGGCTTGAACAGCAGTGAGTAGCGTTTGGACCCCATCTCATCGTCCACCTGTTCAGCGGCGATGGAATCAACCGTGGCCTGGATTTCGGCCACCGGCATGCCGGGGTCGAAGATCCGGACGTTGGGTCCGAAGTCAGGCTCTGCAACCTGGGGAAGGGCAGGGGGAGCAGCCGGTGCGGGAGCCTGTTGCGCTAATGACTTTGAAGCCGATGCCTTTGAAACGGCGGGAGCGGCCGGCGCAGCAGCGGCCATGCTTCCTCCGCTGGCGACCAGGCCGGCGAGGAGGGCGACGGCGCCGGCGACAGTGCCGGCGACGTGCCGGCGCCGGGCCTGGGTGCGCCCCTGCTGCGGGTTCTGGGGTCTGCCGGCGCGCGGAGGATGGGGGACGTGGGCTAGCGGCATTGCTTGTCCTGTTCGTTGGCGGGAATCGTCGAGCGCGGGCGACAGGAAAAGCTGCAGCCGTGGGAGCGCTCTCGTCGGGGAAGCGTAACACCGCGGGGGAGTCCCGGCAAGGGTCGCGTGGAAGCGCTCCTACCGCCTCTTGACAAGGGGTTGTGAGGTGGGACACCATGTGGTGAGAGCGCTCCCACGCTCGGGCCACTGCCGCGGGGCAGTTCCACCGCACCACCTCTCCGCCTCCGACCGTCATGTGGGTCGACAGGGCATTTTTTCTGACGAAGGAGTCTTTCCTGTGAAAAACCCAACCAAGTTCTCTGTGTCGTCGGCTGCGGCCGCCTGCCTGGCCCTGTCGCTGACGGCCTGCGGCTCGTCCGCTCCTGAATCAGGCGGCGTCGACGGCGCCACCGGCTCCGATCCCGTCACGCTCACGGTGGGTACCTTCAACGAATTCGGGTACGAAAAACTCTTTGAAGAGTACGAAGCGCTGAACCCGAACGTGACCATTGAGCACAAGAAGGCGGCAACCACCAACGAGGCACGGGACAACCTCACCACGCGCCTGGCCGCCGGCTCCGGCCTGTCCGAT
Encoded here:
- a CDS encoding adenylyl cyclase, with translation MPLAHVPHPPRAGRPQNPQQGRTQARRRHVAGTVAGAVALLAGLVASGGSMAAAAPAAPAVSKASASKSLAQQAPAPAAPPALPQVAEPDFGPNVRIFDPGMPVAEIQATVDSIAAEQVDDEMGSKRYSLLFKPGTYGSAEEPLIVQVGYSTEVAGLGASPTDVTINGHVDVYNRCLTADNCIALNNFWRSLSNLTINVTGLEGCRSSANFWAASQASPMRRINITGGNLSLMDYCTAGPQYASGGFIADSKTGDVINGSQQQYFVRDSSIGNWSNGVWNQVFSGVDGAPAQSFPNPPYTTLASTPISREKPYLTLDAAGQYSVFVPAVRTDSAGTTWENGPTAGRSIPLSDFYVARPSDSVKTINSQLARGKNLLLTPGVYGIDESIEVKRANTVVLGLGIATLTAINGAVPLTVADVPGVDIAAVTIDAGEVNSPALMRIGKATQGGGGAANPAVRTDPGNPTVLHDVFFRIGGPHVGKASVSLEVNSDNVLLDHIWAWRADHGNGVGWTTNTGRNGVLINGNNVTATGLFVEHYQEYNVIWNGENGRTVFFQNELPYDAPNQAAWQHDGVLGWAGYKVADSVKTHELWGGGSYVYNNVDPTIHATRGFEVPVTPGVTLHSLLTVNLGAGTLDHVINDTGAPVSTDAVGVPSYVPSFP